Proteins co-encoded in one Bos taurus isolate L1 Dominette 01449 registration number 42190680 breed Hereford chromosome X, ARS-UCD2.0, whole genome shotgun sequence genomic window:
- the ERCC6L gene encoding DNA excision repair protein ERCC-6-like, which translates to MEVSRGFAEAGALSPEQAASYLRYVKEAKEATKNGDLEQALKLFNLAKDIFPNEKVMSRIQKIQEALEELAEHGDDEFIDVCNSGLLLYQELHNQLYEYQKEGIAFLYSLYRDGRRGGILADDMGLGKTVQIIAFLSGMFDASLVNHVLLIMPTSLISTWLREFVKWTPGMRVKTFHGPSKDERTRNLCRIQQRNGVIITTYQMLINNWQQLSSLNGQEFLWDYVILDEAHKIKSSSTKSAICARAIPASNRILLTGTPIQNNLQELWSLFDFACQGSLLGTLRTFKMEYENPITRAREKDATPGEKALGFKISENLMAIIKPYFLRRTKEEVQKKKSSNPEVQLSEKSPDVGAICEMPSLSRKNDLIIWIRLVPLQEEIYRKFVSLDHIKELLMETRSPLAELGVLKKLCDHPRLLSARACGLLNLGAAKFSVQDEIEGEDSSDVDHIDQISDDTLMEESGKMLFLMDLLKKLRDEGHQTLVFSQSRRILNIIERLLKNRHFKILRIDGTITHLVEREKRISLFQQNKDYSVFLLTTQVGGVGLTLTAASRVVIFDPSWNPATDAQAVDRVYRIGQKENVVVYRLITCGTVEEKIYRRQVFKDSLIRQTTGDKKNPFRYFSKQELRELFTIEDFQNSATQLQLQSLHAAQRRSDKNLDEHIAFLHSLRIAGISDHDLMYTRDLSVKEELDVIEDSHYIQQRVQKAQFLVESESQNTELLMERQKMGNEGIWLREPVYQTKKKRPKVNKPQPQPSSHLPVYHTQEEISSLMASIIIDDLPKEDEKDLSRIKLNDTIPQDGRHPCVITLNDDFVTTLPKGCGDVEEIFPDSLSGMALQKEASQEGFMQESEQESPLASFNYLPSKSARVDLGPNLDQLEDDEVLHHCNPSPANPKTKEYQRPESNVSVIKIADDDLTAAHSALQDAQANEAKLEEEPLASSGQYACDFNLFLEDSADNGQNLSSQFLEHVEKENSLCGSAANSRAESVHSKACLSVDLSEEDDEPEEVVNVKIRRKARRIDSDNEDEHTFKDTSSTNPFNTSPFPFLSVKQFDASTPKNDISLPERFFSPKISDSINKSVNSRRSLASRRSLINVVLDHVEDMEERLDNSSEAKVVEDHLEEGAEESGDEAPEHTKEDPSRETLSSENKSSQLSTSKPGALAQETSPGDPEPLSDGQLVDSPQDEAMEAVNDYDTLVLHGKELKECGKIQEALDCLVKALDIKSSDPEVMLMTLSLYKQLNKT; encoded by the coding sequence ATATGTGAAGGAGGCCAAAGAAGCAACTAAGAATGGAGATCTGGAACAAGCACTTAAACTTTTCAACTTGGCAAAGGACATTTTTCCTAACGAAAAGGTGATGAGCAGAATCCAAAAAATACAGGAAGCCTTGGAGGAGTTGGCAGAACATGGAGATGATGAATTCATAGATGTGTGCAACTCTGGCCTGCTGCTTTATCAAGAACTGCATAACCAACTATATGAGTACCAGAAGGAAGGTATAGCTTTCCTGTACAGCCTGTATAGGGATGGAAGGAGAGGTGGCATTCTGGCAGATGATATGGGGTTAGGAAAGACTGTTCAAATCATTGCTTTCCTTTCTGGTATGTTTGATGCTTCACTTGTGAACCATGTGCTGCTGATCATGCCAACCAGTCTCATCAGCACATGGCTAAGAGAATTTGTCAAGTGGACTCCAGGAATGAGAGTCAAAACTTTTCATGGTCCTAGCAAGGATGAACGTACCAGAAACCTCTGTCGGATTCAGCAAAGGAATGGTGTCATTATCACCACATACCAAATGTTAATCAATAATTGGCAGCAGCTTTCCAGCTTGAATGGCCAAGAGTTTTTGTGGGACTATGTCATCCTTGATGAAgcacataaaataaaaagctcgTCTACCAAGTCAGCAATATGTGCTCGTGCAATCCCTGCCAGTAATCGCATCCTCCTCACAGGAACCCCAATCCAGAATAATTTACAAGAACTATGGTCCCTATTTGATTTTGCTTGTCAAGGGTCCCTGCTAGGAACactaagaacttttaaaatggaGTATGAAAATCCTATTACTAGAGCAAGAGAGAAGGATGCTACCCCAGGGGAAAAAGCTTTGGgatttaaaatatctgaaaacttAATGGCAATCATAAAGCCCTATTTTCTCAGGAGGACTAAAGAAGAGGTACAGAAGAAAAAGTCAAGCAACCCAGAGGTCCAGCTTAGTGAAAAGAGTCCAGATGTTGGTGCCATATGTGAAATGCCTTCCCTTTCCAGGAAAAATGATTTAATTATTTGGATACGTCTTGTACCTTTACAAGAAGAAATATACAGGAAATTTGTGTCTCTAGATCATATCAAGGAGTTGTTAATGGAGACACGCTCACctttggctgagctgggtgtCTTAAAGAAGCTCTGTGATCATCCTAGGCTGCTATCTGCACGAGCTTGTGGTTTGCTGAATCTAGGAGCTGCCAAATTCTCTGTTCAGGATGAAATTGAAGGGGAAGATTCCTCAGATGTGGACCATATTGATCAAATAAGTGATGATACACTGATGGAAGAATCTGGAAAGATGTTATTTCTAATGGACCTGCTTAAGAAACTGCGAGATGAAGGGCATCAAACTCTGGTGTTTTCCCAGTCAAGACGAATTCTAAACATCATTGAACGTCTCTTAAAGAATAGGCACTTTAAGATATTGCGAATTGATGGAACAATTACTCATCTTGTGGAACGAGAAAAAAGAATTAGTTTATTCCAGCAAAATAAAGATTACTCTGTTTTTCTGCTTACCACTCAAGTAGGTGGTGTTGGCTTAACACTAACTGCAGCAAGCAGAGTGGTCATCTTTGACCCTAGCTGGAATCCTGCAACTGATGCTCAAGCTGTGGATAGGGTTTACCGAATTGGACAGAAAGAAAATGTTGTAGTTTATAGGCTTATCACTTGTGGAACTGTAGaggaaaaaatatacagaagacAGGTTTTCAAGGACTCATTAATAAGACAAACTACTGGTGATAAGAAGAACCCTTTCCGATATTTTAGTAAACAAGAATTGAGAGAGCTCTTTACAATTGAGGATTTTCAGAACTCTGCAACCCAGCTGCAGCTTCAGTCTTTGCATGCTGCTCAGAGGAGATCTGATAAGAACCTAGATGAACATATTGCCTTCCTGCACTCTTTGAGGATAGCTGGAATCTCAGACCATGATTTGATGTACACACGTGACCTGTCTGTTAAAGAAGAGCTTGATGTGATCGAAGACTCTCACTATATTCAACAAAGGGTTCAGAAAGCTCAATTCCTTGTTGAATCCGAGTCTCAAAATACAGAGCTCTTAATGGAAAGACAAAAAATGGGGAATGAGGGCATCTGGCTGAGAGAACCTGTATATCAAACAAAGAAGAAACGTCCCAAAGTAAATAAACCACAGCCTCAGCCTTCATCTCATCTACCTGTTTATCACACCCAGGAAGAAATCAGTTCTCTAATGGCCAGCATAATCATTGATGATCTGCCCAAAGAGGATGAGAAAGATCTCTCCAGGATAAAGCTGAATGATACCATCCCACAAGATGGTAGGCACCCATGTGTAATTACACTTAATGATGACTTTGTCACTACTTTACCCAAAGGGTGTGGAGATGTAGAAGAGATTTTCCCTGACTCTTTATCAGGGATGGCGCTACAAAAAGAGGCATCACAAGAGGGGTTTATGCAGGAGTCAGAGCAAGAGAGCCCTCTGGcaagttttaattatttacctAGCAAGTCAGCCAGAGTTGATCTTGGACCAAATCTAGATCAACTAGAGGATGATGAGGTTTTACATCATTGCAATCCCTCGCCTGCTAATCCCAAAACAAAGGAATATCAAAGGCCAGAATCGAATGTATCTGTTATTAAAATAGCTGATGATGACTTAACAGCAGCCCACAGTGCACTGCAGGATGCTCAAGCGAATGAGGCCAAATTGGAAGAGGAACCTTTAGCCTCTTCAGGACAGTATGCATGTGATTTCAATCTTTTCTTGGAAGACTCTGCAGACAATGGACAAAATCTTTCCAGTCAGTTTTTGGAgcatgtggagaaagaaaatagCTTGTGTGGCTCTGCAGCTAATTCCAGAGCAGAGTCAGTGCATAGCAAAGCATGTCTCAGTGTGGATCTTTCTGAGGAAGATGATGAGCCAGAAGAAGTTGTTAATgtgaaaatcagaagaaaagcCAGACGAATTGATTCAGATAATGAAGATGAACATACTTTTAAAGATACTTCAAGCACAAACCCATTCAACACATCTCCCTTCCcatttttatctgtaaaacagtTTGATGCCTCAACTCCCAAAAATGACATTAGTCTACCTGAAAGGTTCTTTTCACCTAAAATATCTGACAGTATAAATAAGTCTGTAAACTCTAGAAGATCCCTGGCTTCTAGGAGGTCTCTTATTAATGTGGTTTTAGACCACGTGGAAGATATGGAGGAAAGACTTGACAATAGCAGTGAAGCAAAGGTTGttgaagatcatctggaggaagGAGCAGAGGAAAGTGGTGACGAAGCCCCAGAGCATACAAAAGAAGATCCTTCCAGAGAAACACTGTCTTCAGAAAATAAATCCAGTCAGTTAAGTACATCTAAGCCTGGTGCTCTGGCTCAGGAGACCTCTCCAGGTGACCCTGAGCCTTTGTCTGATGGACAGTTGGTTGACTCTCCCCAGGATGAGGCAATGGAGGCTGTGAATGACTATGACACTCTTGTCTTGCATGGAAAAGAACTGAAAGAGTGTGGAAAAATACAGGAGGCCTTAGACTGCTTGGTTAAAGCACTTGACATAAAAAGCTCAGATCCTGAAGTCATGCTCATGACTTTAAGTTTGTATAAACAACTTAATAAAACTTGA
- the ERCC6L gene encoding DNA excision repair protein ERCC-6-like isoform X1: MSRIQKIQEALEELAEHGDDEFIDVCNSGLLLYQELHNQLYEYQKEGIAFLYSLYRDGRRGGILADDMGLGKTVQIIAFLSGMFDASLVNHVLLIMPTSLISTWLREFVKWTPGMRVKTFHGPSKDERTRNLCRIQQRNGVIITTYQMLINNWQQLSSLNGQEFLWDYVILDEAHKIKSSSTKSAICARAIPASNRILLTGTPIQNNLQELWSLFDFACQGSLLGTLRTFKMEYENPITRAREKDATPGEKALGFKISENLMAIIKPYFLRRTKEEVQKKKSSNPEVQLSEKSPDVGAICEMPSLSRKNDLIIWIRLVPLQEEIYRKFVSLDHIKELLMETRSPLAELGVLKKLCDHPRLLSARACGLLNLGAAKFSVQDEIEGEDSSDVDHIDQISDDTLMEESGKMLFLMDLLKKLRDEGHQTLVFSQSRRILNIIERLLKNRHFKILRIDGTITHLVEREKRISLFQQNKDYSVFLLTTQVGGVGLTLTAASRVVIFDPSWNPATDAQAVDRVYRIGQKENVVVYRLITCGTVEEKIYRRQVFKDSLIRQTTGDKKNPFRYFSKQELRELFTIEDFQNSATQLQLQSLHAAQRRSDKNLDEHIAFLHSLRIAGISDHDLMYTRDLSVKEELDVIEDSHYIQQRVQKAQFLVESESQNTELLMERQKMGNEGIWLREPVYQTKKKRPKVNKPQPQPSSHLPVYHTQEEISSLMASIIIDDLPKEDEKDLSRIKLNDTIPQDGRHPCVITLNDDFVTTLPKGCGDVEEIFPDSLSGMALQKEASQEGFMQESEQESPLASFNYLPSKSARVDLGPNLDQLEDDEVLHHCNPSPANPKTKEYQRPESNVSVIKIADDDLTAAHSALQDAQANEAKLEEEPLASSGQYACDFNLFLEDSADNGQNLSSQFLEHVEKENSLCGSAANSRAESVHSKACLSVDLSEEDDEPEEVVNVKIRRKARRIDSDNEDEHTFKDTSSTNPFNTSPFPFLSVKQFDASTPKNDISLPERFFSPKISDSINKSVNSRRSLASRRSLINVVLDHVEDMEERLDNSSEAKVVEDHLEEGAEESGDEAPEHTKEDPSRETLSSENKSSQLSTSKPGALAQETSPGDPEPLSDGQLVDSPQDEAMEAVNDYDTLVLHGKELKECGKIQEALDCLVKALDIKSSDPEVMLMTLSLYKQLNKT; encoded by the coding sequence ATGAGCAGAATCCAAAAAATACAGGAAGCCTTGGAGGAGTTGGCAGAACATGGAGATGATGAATTCATAGATGTGTGCAACTCTGGCCTGCTGCTTTATCAAGAACTGCATAACCAACTATATGAGTACCAGAAGGAAGGTATAGCTTTCCTGTACAGCCTGTATAGGGATGGAAGGAGAGGTGGCATTCTGGCAGATGATATGGGGTTAGGAAAGACTGTTCAAATCATTGCTTTCCTTTCTGGTATGTTTGATGCTTCACTTGTGAACCATGTGCTGCTGATCATGCCAACCAGTCTCATCAGCACATGGCTAAGAGAATTTGTCAAGTGGACTCCAGGAATGAGAGTCAAAACTTTTCATGGTCCTAGCAAGGATGAACGTACCAGAAACCTCTGTCGGATTCAGCAAAGGAATGGTGTCATTATCACCACATACCAAATGTTAATCAATAATTGGCAGCAGCTTTCCAGCTTGAATGGCCAAGAGTTTTTGTGGGACTATGTCATCCTTGATGAAgcacataaaataaaaagctcgTCTACCAAGTCAGCAATATGTGCTCGTGCAATCCCTGCCAGTAATCGCATCCTCCTCACAGGAACCCCAATCCAGAATAATTTACAAGAACTATGGTCCCTATTTGATTTTGCTTGTCAAGGGTCCCTGCTAGGAACactaagaacttttaaaatggaGTATGAAAATCCTATTACTAGAGCAAGAGAGAAGGATGCTACCCCAGGGGAAAAAGCTTTGGgatttaaaatatctgaaaacttAATGGCAATCATAAAGCCCTATTTTCTCAGGAGGACTAAAGAAGAGGTACAGAAGAAAAAGTCAAGCAACCCAGAGGTCCAGCTTAGTGAAAAGAGTCCAGATGTTGGTGCCATATGTGAAATGCCTTCCCTTTCCAGGAAAAATGATTTAATTATTTGGATACGTCTTGTACCTTTACAAGAAGAAATATACAGGAAATTTGTGTCTCTAGATCATATCAAGGAGTTGTTAATGGAGACACGCTCACctttggctgagctgggtgtCTTAAAGAAGCTCTGTGATCATCCTAGGCTGCTATCTGCACGAGCTTGTGGTTTGCTGAATCTAGGAGCTGCCAAATTCTCTGTTCAGGATGAAATTGAAGGGGAAGATTCCTCAGATGTGGACCATATTGATCAAATAAGTGATGATACACTGATGGAAGAATCTGGAAAGATGTTATTTCTAATGGACCTGCTTAAGAAACTGCGAGATGAAGGGCATCAAACTCTGGTGTTTTCCCAGTCAAGACGAATTCTAAACATCATTGAACGTCTCTTAAAGAATAGGCACTTTAAGATATTGCGAATTGATGGAACAATTACTCATCTTGTGGAACGAGAAAAAAGAATTAGTTTATTCCAGCAAAATAAAGATTACTCTGTTTTTCTGCTTACCACTCAAGTAGGTGGTGTTGGCTTAACACTAACTGCAGCAAGCAGAGTGGTCATCTTTGACCCTAGCTGGAATCCTGCAACTGATGCTCAAGCTGTGGATAGGGTTTACCGAATTGGACAGAAAGAAAATGTTGTAGTTTATAGGCTTATCACTTGTGGAACTGTAGaggaaaaaatatacagaagacAGGTTTTCAAGGACTCATTAATAAGACAAACTACTGGTGATAAGAAGAACCCTTTCCGATATTTTAGTAAACAAGAATTGAGAGAGCTCTTTACAATTGAGGATTTTCAGAACTCTGCAACCCAGCTGCAGCTTCAGTCTTTGCATGCTGCTCAGAGGAGATCTGATAAGAACCTAGATGAACATATTGCCTTCCTGCACTCTTTGAGGATAGCTGGAATCTCAGACCATGATTTGATGTACACACGTGACCTGTCTGTTAAAGAAGAGCTTGATGTGATCGAAGACTCTCACTATATTCAACAAAGGGTTCAGAAAGCTCAATTCCTTGTTGAATCCGAGTCTCAAAATACAGAGCTCTTAATGGAAAGACAAAAAATGGGGAATGAGGGCATCTGGCTGAGAGAACCTGTATATCAAACAAAGAAGAAACGTCCCAAAGTAAATAAACCACAGCCTCAGCCTTCATCTCATCTACCTGTTTATCACACCCAGGAAGAAATCAGTTCTCTAATGGCCAGCATAATCATTGATGATCTGCCCAAAGAGGATGAGAAAGATCTCTCCAGGATAAAGCTGAATGATACCATCCCACAAGATGGTAGGCACCCATGTGTAATTACACTTAATGATGACTTTGTCACTACTTTACCCAAAGGGTGTGGAGATGTAGAAGAGATTTTCCCTGACTCTTTATCAGGGATGGCGCTACAAAAAGAGGCATCACAAGAGGGGTTTATGCAGGAGTCAGAGCAAGAGAGCCCTCTGGcaagttttaattatttacctAGCAAGTCAGCCAGAGTTGATCTTGGACCAAATCTAGATCAACTAGAGGATGATGAGGTTTTACATCATTGCAATCCCTCGCCTGCTAATCCCAAAACAAAGGAATATCAAAGGCCAGAATCGAATGTATCTGTTATTAAAATAGCTGATGATGACTTAACAGCAGCCCACAGTGCACTGCAGGATGCTCAAGCGAATGAGGCCAAATTGGAAGAGGAACCTTTAGCCTCTTCAGGACAGTATGCATGTGATTTCAATCTTTTCTTGGAAGACTCTGCAGACAATGGACAAAATCTTTCCAGTCAGTTTTTGGAgcatgtggagaaagaaaatagCTTGTGTGGCTCTGCAGCTAATTCCAGAGCAGAGTCAGTGCATAGCAAAGCATGTCTCAGTGTGGATCTTTCTGAGGAAGATGATGAGCCAGAAGAAGTTGTTAATgtgaaaatcagaagaaaagcCAGACGAATTGATTCAGATAATGAAGATGAACATACTTTTAAAGATACTTCAAGCACAAACCCATTCAACACATCTCCCTTCCcatttttatctgtaaaacagtTTGATGCCTCAACTCCCAAAAATGACATTAGTCTACCTGAAAGGTTCTTTTCACCTAAAATATCTGACAGTATAAATAAGTCTGTAAACTCTAGAAGATCCCTGGCTTCTAGGAGGTCTCTTATTAATGTGGTTTTAGACCACGTGGAAGATATGGAGGAAAGACTTGACAATAGCAGTGAAGCAAAGGTTGttgaagatcatctggaggaagGAGCAGAGGAAAGTGGTGACGAAGCCCCAGAGCATACAAAAGAAGATCCTTCCAGAGAAACACTGTCTTCAGAAAATAAATCCAGTCAGTTAAGTACATCTAAGCCTGGTGCTCTGGCTCAGGAGACCTCTCCAGGTGACCCTGAGCCTTTGTCTGATGGACAGTTGGTTGACTCTCCCCAGGATGAGGCAATGGAGGCTGTGAATGACTATGACACTCTTGTCTTGCATGGAAAAGAACTGAAAGAGTGTGGAAAAATACAGGAGGCCTTAGACTGCTTGGTTAAAGCACTTGACATAAAAAGCTCAGATCCTGAAGTCATGCTCATGACTTTAAGTTTGTATAAACAACTTAATAAAACTTGA
- the PIN4 gene encoding peptidyl-prolyl cis-trans isomerase NIMA-interacting 4 encodes MPPKGKSGSGKGGKGKAASGSESSEKKAQGPKGGGNAVKVRHILCEKHGKILEAMEKLKSGMKFNEVAAQYSEDKARQGGDLGWMTRGSMVGPFQEAAFALPISVLDKPVFTDPPVKTKFGYHIIMVEGRK; translated from the exons ATGCCCCCGAAAGGAAAAAGCGGTTCTGGAAAAGGGGGAAAAG GAAAAGCAGCCTCTGGGAGTGAGAGTTCTGAGAAGAAGGCTCAGGGTCCCAAAGGTGGTGGCAATGCAGTAAAG GTCAGACACATTCTGTGTGAAAAACATGGAAAAATCTTGGAAGCCATGGAAAAGTTAAAGTCTGGAATGAAATTCAATGAAGTGGCTGCACAATATAGTGAAGATAAAGCCAGGCAAGGG GGTGACTTGGGTTGGATGACCAGAGGGTCCATGGTTGGACCATTTCAAGAAGCAGCATTCGCCTTGCCTATAAGTGTGCTGGATAAGCCTGTGTTTACAGACCCTCCAGTAAAGACAAAATTTGGGTATCATATTATAATGGTtgaagggagaaaataa